The following proteins are encoded in a genomic region of Amphiura filiformis chromosome 11, Afil_fr2py, whole genome shotgun sequence:
- the LOC140164376 gene encoding uncharacterized protein, with translation MRHVPDNLKPYFEEMTPIFKNVNISVDDIGPFMANYAEEHEIMTTARRSLIGSMFGEKVLLATPLLKWYLTHGLEVTHIYQVVEYLPKACFKAFGNAVSDARRAGDVDPSKAIIADTMKLIGNSAYGKTITNKECHMNVKVCTDTEAAKYINEPLFRDLDDVNENVYEVALAKKVIREDLPIQIGFFVYQYAKLRMLEFYFDFLDVFVDRSNFQYVEMDTDSAYIALAGESLEELVKPELRERFHKEKHQWFPRTDTLANAAHDKRTPGLFKVEWEGQGIVALCSKTYYCFGGKDKFSCKGVNKQCNKDIITKDLYLEVLRSKQSASGTNKGFRVQDNSIYTYTQSRAGFTYFYPKRNVLEDGITTTYLDKTPPTIGLT, from the coding sequence ATGCGACACGTACCAGACAACTTAAAGCCCTACTTTGAAGAaatgacaccaatcttcaaaaaTGTCAACATCTCAGTGGATGACATAGGCCCATTCATGGCAAATTATGCAGAAGAGCACGAGATCATGACTACTGCGAGAAGAAGTCTAATAGGAAGCATGTTTGGGGAAAAGGTTCTTTTAGCCACACCTCTCCTAAAGTGGTACTTGACCCATGGTCTTGAGGTGACACACATCTACCAAGTAGTTGAATACTTACCAAAGGCATGTTTCAAAGCCTTTGGTAATGCCGTATCAGATGCTCGAAGAGCTGGTGATGTTGATCCTTCAAAGGCCATAATAGCTGACACCATGAAGTTGATCGGTAACTCTGCTTATGGAAAGACCATCACAAACAAGGAGTGCCACATGAATGTCAAAGTCTGCACTGACACAGAAGCAGCTAAATACATCAATGAGCCATTATTTCGAGATCTCGATGATGTTAATGAAAACGTGTATGAAGTGGCACTGGCAAAGAAAGTTATACGAGAAGACTTGCCGATACAGATAGGCTTCTTCGTCTACCAATATGCAAAATTGCGCATGCTGGAATTTTACTTTGATTTCTTGGATGTGTTTGTAGATCGATCCAATTTCCAGTATGTCGAAATGGACACCGATAGCGCCTATATTGCCCTTGCTGGTGAATCGCTAGAAGAACTTGTTAAGCCAGAATTACGAGAGCGTTTTCACAAGGAAAAACATCAATGGTTTCCACGGACAGATACCCTGGCAAACGCTGCTCACGATAAGCGGACCCCGGGCCTGTTTAAAGTAGAATGGGAAGGTCAAGGCATTGTGGCCCTTTGTAGTAAAACGTACTACTGTTTTGGTGGGAAGGACAAGTTCAGCTGTAAAGGGGTCAACAAGCAATGCAATAAAGACATCATTACCAAAGACCTATATTTGGAAGTATTGCGAAGCAAACAGTCAGCGAGTGGAACTAACAAGGGGTTTAGAGTTCAAGACAACAGCATTTACACATACACACAATCTCGGGCTGGGTTCACGTACTTCTATCCCAAGCGAAACGTCCTAGAAGATGGTATCACGACCACCTACCTAGACAAAACGCCCCCTACGATCGGGTTGACATGA